The genomic segment CCCGAAGCGCAAGCGGTCGCAATCGTCCACGCGCAGCCGGTAATGCCAAGCGCAATTGAAACATTTGCGCCCGCTTCGTTTGCGATTAATTCGGGCATCGCAAGCGGCGATGCACGACGCTTTCCGCATTCGATGTACTTGGCATACGAGGCGTCAAAGACATCCATTCCGCTGAGGCCGTTTCCGGCAACGATTCCCGTTTTTTCGGCAGCGAGATCTTCTTTCGAAAGCTTTGCGTCGGCAACAGCTTCATTGGCTGCAGCGAGCAAAAACTGCGTAAACCGAGACATGCGGCGCGCTTCTTTCGGATCAATCCCGTGTTCTTCGGGCTTAAAATCCTTGATTTCTGCCGCAATTTTCACCGGGCAATTACTTGCATCAAAAAGCGTAATCGGAGCGACTCCGCTTTTTCCTTGTTGAATGGCCTTCCACAGCGAAGGAACCGTTTTTCCAATCGGAGAAACTGTGCCCATTCCCGTGATTACAACGCGTCTTTTGCTCATTTAATTCGCCTTGTCTTTCGGTTGTTCCTGCTTGTCTTTTTCACGAATCGCCACCCGCCGGATTTTTCCGCTGATGGTTTTCGGAAGTTCTGTGACAAAGTCAATGATACGCGGGCTCTTGTAAGATGCCGCCACTTTCTTTGTGAACAGTTGAATGTCCTTTGCGAGTTCCTTGGATGCGGTATAACCGCTCTGCAGAACGATTGTCGCCTTAATCGCTTGTCCGCGCGAAGCGTCTTCGACGCCCGTCACCGCGACTTCCAAAACCGCCGGGTGCTTCAAAAGAACTTCTTCGACTTCAAACGGACTGATGCGATAGCCGGAACTTTTAATCAAATCGTCCGTGCGCCCGACAAACCAGCAATAACCGTTCTGGTCGCGCCATGCGGTATCGCCCGTATGATACACGCCGCCTTCGAAAACTTTCTGCGTGCGTTCTTCGTCACGGTAATAACCGCCGAACATTCCGAACGGTTTTCCGCCATCGATGCGAATAATGATTTCACCGACTTCTTCTGCTTTACACGGCTTTCCTTCGGTATCCACGATATCGATGCGATAACCCGGAGACGGCATTCCCATCGAGCCCGAACGCGGATCTTTCCACGGATAATTTCCCATGGTGAGAGTGAGTTCCGTTTGACCGTAACCTTCGTACAATTTGATGCCGGTTTTCGCAAGCCAGCGATCGTAAATATCCGTGTTGAGAGCTTCGCCAGCAGTCACGCAATATTTGAGACTCGACAAATCATACTTCGCAGGATCATGCTGCAAAAGATAACGATAAACCGTCGGCGGAGCGCAGAATGTCGTGATTTTATATTCGGACATTTTTTCCAAAAGTTTGCCCGGAATAAAAGTGTTCATATCATAAGTGAACACAGCGCTTCCCGCGATCCATTGCCCGTAAATTTTTCCCCAGAGAGCTTTTGCCCAACCGGTTTCTGCAACGGTTAAATGACGCCCGTCATCGACGACATTTTGCCAATACTTCGCTGTCACAATGTGGCCAAGCGGATACGTAAATGTATGCGCCACCATTTTCGGATTGCTCGAAGTTCCGCTCGTAAAATAGATGACCATAATGTCATCATTTTTAATGGCGTCTTCGCCTGTCGGGCGTTCAAATTTCGAAGAGCAAATTTCGTAATCATCGTAGAAAGAAATCCAACCCTGACGCGGTTGACCAATAGCGACAAGGCTTTCGAGCGAAGGCGCTTTTTCTTTGGCAACTTCGATTTCTTTTTGCAAATTCGGATCATCGTATGCGACGACCATTTTAATTTCTGCCGCATTAAAGCGATATTCCAAATCCGCAGAAGTTAACATATTCGTTGCCGGCACAGCGATAGCGCCGATGCGATGCAAAGCCAAAAGGAAGAACCAGAATTCATAACGGCGGCGGAGCATTAACTGCACCCGATCCCCTTTCCGGATTCCGTGCTGCTTTAAGAAATTCGCAGTCCGCTTTGACGCAAGCGATAAATCCTTGAACGTAAAAATATGACGTTCATCATTATCATCGCACCAAACGAGAGCTTCTTTTTTGGGGCAAGTCTGCGCATAGTCGTCAACGACATCAAACGCAAAGTTAAAGTTTTCAGGAACGTGAATTTTGAAGTTCTCGTATAAATCTTCGTAAGAACTATATTCCACGCGATCGATAAATTTGAGAAGTTGATTCATAAAAACCCAGTAAAATTAAAGGATCAAAGATCTCTGTAAAAGATTTTTTCGCGTTTCGAAAGTGCATAGCGCACCAAATTCAAGATGCGTTTTTCACCGATGGAAGTAAAGTCCACATGGTGAATCGTAAGGCGCGGCGTTCCCAGCGGCGCTTGAATCGTAAGGCACGCAGACGTTTGCGCAATTCCCAAAGAAATATCCGGAAGACCTGCAAAGCTAATTCCCATCGAAAGGAATTTTTCTACCGGCTTTTCTTCCGCTTTCTTTTCCGTCGATTCGTCGGCATCTTCATGGACCGACACAATCAAATCGCGCTTTTTATAAATCGTCGTGCGATCTTCGTAAGTCTTAAATTTTTCAAGAATTTGATCTTTCAAATAATTGTTATCATACCACGCCGGCGGGACGTAACCAATCGGCAATTCTTCTTGGCCGAGCGCATACCAAAGCGCAATAGAACGATCGAGAAGAGTCTGCGATTCTTCTTTCGAAAGTCCCGCAAATTCGGCGACATTGCTCGAAAGCATCAAAGCGCTTTTACCAAACACCGAGCGTTCTTTGCTCAAGTTTGCAGCATGACGCGCACCGTGCAACAAAAGTTCGTGGCCGTCTGCTTTTAATTTGGCAACCGCTGCGCAAAAATTTTCGCGTTCTTCTTCGGGGGCAGCTCCCACAGCGGGCACAACCGCAACCGAAATCGGGGAACCAGCAGTGCTTGAAATCTGATCGATTTGCACTAGAGCTTTTTCAAAGTTCCGAATGTTGAAATCGTGGTAGCAAAGAATAAATCTTTTGCCTTTAAAATTTTCTGCCTCAGCTGCAGAAATGTCGGCGATATCTTTGTTCAGTTCCATTCAAATTCTCCTTTTTGCGGTAAAATAGAAAAAGCTGCAAAAAAGCGCCTTCAAAATAAAAACACATTCCACTTGCAAAAGCGTTTCCCGTCCCTTTTTCAAAAACGGCGGGATTATTTTCGCCGATTTCGCAAGCCGCATTTCCAAAGAACAGATGTAATTAACGAAGGATTTAATTAACGGGGATTTAGTAAAGGTCTGAAAAAAATGAAGGATTCACAAATTCTACTGGAACCATTAAAAACCGCTCCTTATATCCTAAAAAAGCCACAATCCCTTCAATAATGGACGGTTATGGAATTTCAGTTCACGAGTCTGCCGAACTAGTTGAAGAATAATCGATAAATTTATCAAATTCTCTTCGCCATAATGGTTCACGCTAAAGATGGCTTTATGAAAGCAATTTCAACACGATCATTGGCAAAATAAACTTTTTTGCTATTTTTTGAAACGTTTTTTACGGCGTATGGAATGACAAA from the Hallerella porci genome contains:
- a CDS encoding AMP-binding protein; the protein is MNQLLKFIDRVEYSSYEDLYENFKIHVPENFNFAFDVVDDYAQTCPKKEALVWCDDNDERHIFTFKDLSLASKRTANFLKQHGIRKGDRVQLMLRRRYEFWFFLLALHRIGAIAVPATNMLTSADLEYRFNAAEIKMVVAYDDPNLQKEIEVAKEKAPSLESLVAIGQPRQGWISFYDDYEICSSKFERPTGEDAIKNDDIMVIYFTSGTSSNPKMVAHTFTYPLGHIVTAKYWQNVVDDGRHLTVAETGWAKALWGKIYGQWIAGSAVFTYDMNTFIPGKLLEKMSEYKITTFCAPPTVYRYLLQHDPAKYDLSSLKYCVTAGEALNTDIYDRWLAKTGIKLYEGYGQTELTLTMGNYPWKDPRSGSMGMPSPGYRIDIVDTEGKPCKAEEVGEIIIRIDGGKPFGMFGGYYRDEERTQKVFEGGVYHTGDTAWRDQNGYCWFVGRTDDLIKSSGYRISPFEVEEVLLKHPAVLEVAVTGVEDASRGQAIKATIVLQSGYTASKELAKDIQLFTKKVAASYKSPRIIDFVTELPKTISGKIRRVAIREKDKQEQPKDKAN
- a CDS encoding DUF2334 domain-containing protein, which translates into the protein MELNKDIADISAAEAENFKGKRFILCYHDFNIRNFEKALVQIDQISSTAGSPISVAVVPAVGAAPEEERENFCAAVAKLKADGHELLLHGARHAANLSKERSVFGKSALMLSSNVAEFAGLSKEESQTLLDRSIALWYALGQEELPIGYVPPAWYDNNYLKDQILEKFKTYEDRTTIYKKRDLIVSVHEDADESTEKKAEEKPVEKFLSMGISFAGLPDISLGIAQTSACLTIQAPLGTPRLTIHHVDFTSIGEKRILNLVRYALSKREKIFYRDL